GCGTCGGATTCAGATCAACATCTGCAAAGAGTCCTGCCAGGTCGCGCTTGCCCAGAACTACGAAGTTGAACCAATCAAGGGCGTGTCGGCAGAGACGTACGCGAAGGCAGACGACGGCGAGGTGTTTGAGGAATTGGATTCAATGTTCCAACCGTCAGGTGGCGGCGCAGACTGGAAGTCTTCAATGGGACAGGACGTCGAGAAGGGTCGGCGCACCGAGATCGAGTTCATGAATGGTTTCATAGTCGATGAGGGACGCCGCGTTGGAGTGCCAACTCCCATCAACGCCGCCATCGTGCAGGTGGTCCAGGAAGTGCAATCTGGAGAACGCGCTCCAAGTTCCGAAAACGTGCATCGCGTCCTGAGCCTGGCCGGCCTTGCCTGATTCATCTATCCATGTACACGAGGTAGCTCGTCGAATTGCGTGAGCTATACCACGAGCTAACGGACTGGACTCTGCAGGCCGCTGACAGTGACTGGGCAATAGTACTGTTAGCGCTGGTGGCGTTCAGCGATTCCATATTCTTTCCGATCCCTCCGGACCCGCTACTGATCGCTGTGGGAGTGGCGAACCCGGGCTCTGCGATCTGGGTGGCCCTATTGGCCACTGCTACCTCTGTCGCAGGTGCATACGCCGGATACTGGCTGGGTCGAAAGGTAGGCAGACCTCTGCTGCACCGACTTGTGGCAGAGCACAAGATCGAACGAGCGGAAGAGCTTTTCAACAAGTACGGCGTTTGGACGATCATCCTGGCGGCGATCACACCCATCCCATACAAGGTATTCGCAATACTGGCAGGCGTCATGGCGCTCCCCGTTCGGCCGTTCCTGATTGCGTCCCTGATCGGACGGGGCGCACGCCTTATGACGATAGGCGTGCTGGTATTCCTGTTCGGCGAGGCTATTCAGGAGTTCATCGAGGGCAACTTCGAGCTTCTGACGATCGGTGGAGGTCTGGGGATAGTCTTCATGGTAGTGAGCT
The window above is part of the Dehalococcoidia bacterium genome. Proteins encoded here:
- a CDS encoding DedA family protein, whose amino-acid sequence is MRELYHELTDWTLQAADSDWAIVLLALVAFSDSIFFPIPPDPLLIAVGVANPGSAIWVALLATATSVAGAYAGYWLGRKVGRPLLHRLVAEHKIERAEELFNKYGVWTIILAAITPIPYKVFAILAGVMALPVRPFLIASLIGRGARLMTIGVLVFLFGEAIQEFIEGNFELLTIGGGLGIVFMVVSYLAYRAWMSGGRGKIDTQTVDS